Proteins from one Aythya fuligula isolate bAytFul2 chromosome 11, bAytFul2.pri, whole genome shotgun sequence genomic window:
- the CSPG4 gene encoding chondroitin sulfate proteoglycan 4 encodes MGTRGGPATLLLLLLLACQHRPLRAGPPGGVCGLQKGIFVQEPGQESGEAERESSWEGTAATNTGGGSRGASFLGDSYVEMPLADASRTVQLRLQLYTSQDSGLLFLAAGQPDHLLLQLQAGTLQARLRLGSEEVTLQSPAELQLDNLAVHDVELLVEDGRMTLTIDGLFNSSVDIPGPVRELDIQYGLYAGGTGGLNLPYLAGASSPFRGCLHSVTFNGLDVLSPPSSGGSPKVFHEVQEGCSTQFSAEPEDPFGFLGPQSYVAFPTWDAREEGTIEFVVTTDVTHAPLIYHAGTEDDFFYLEVSNGRLRGFVNKGNGVIVLHNNVFISDKQQHYVKVYTGTHKLEILIDYYASSTSNRGINNYLDLQGNLFIGGLNEKALQGLRAHRLAFTSAGTMSNTSFVGCLEDLRINLQRKSLQDAVLTKNIAAGCGRSDHDYEDYEEAYEQDEAPTSPPPDAWPVVEACRPDSSFPPALANISRLLHVSPLVLSEGGTAYLEWKHVQPTVDLSLANIRPSQILFTLAGDPRHGQLELDVPGSRSRKKFTLLDITNRKVRYAHDGSEAPMDQLVLEVTVAAQQGVPECLRQGQKYVLPVMVSPTNDAPQVIFPHGNQMTILSHTRRHLSTDTLQVLDDDTSCDDLEFQLHGTQQLDEGYVEYDFQPGVPIEEFSCRELEAGNVVYVHQSGTDLQLTFQVSDGSVPSPVATLRILAIEPEIRLRNNTGLSVSQGGAARISTANLSAETNAGKQRVPILYSLTQPLRYGELQKQGSTGGEWKRVESFQQQDLEQGRIQYFCTDPEHRLEDVVEKLRFDVQVGQKVLPNNTFLISIKRATIKMKTMVPLQMKNKRHKNITSKELEAMLEDPNSAPVPFRYVIIQAPRKGNLELLGSRLTEGFAFTQEDLQRNRLSYSATIRNSQQAEDAFQFHVRAGEQHSPVYTYPISIGGDPDAPNLTNVLLTVPEGGQAVISKDHLFVQSLNSMDYLYEVIEGPAHGRLAWAASLGRASSEEITEFTNDDILHRRLLYQHDDSETLEDDIPFVATRQGEGSTEPEAEEVRGVFRVSIQPVNDHTPVRAVSKVFNVVRNGQHLLTTDDIAFTDKDSGFSDAQLVLARRDILFGSIVSVDDRSHQLYRFTQDDLRKKKILFVHSGADRGWIQLQVSDGLHQTTALLEVQASEPYIKIVNNTGLAIPQGSQGSIDASVLSLETNMDIRSDEEIRFLITAPPRWGAVLRGGQPVMAFSQRDLLAGEVSYRHNGSRNARDELQFTVEANEVAVEDTLAITIFLDTHPSPLRVVNNKEIHVFQGEAAEIKQEHLLVAHEEIPPQDIVYLVSSPPASGFLVMVQHGRDSDEPPSLDPVQSFTQEDINSGQVLYLHSKPEEERDHFVVDVTAGGADPLEGVAVSLSVLPATVPLDVGNLTVPGGGSAILSTAILNVPSDYFVARGVEFRVLEPPRYGTLLNTKRPEEGGLQSFTWSEVENQEVRYRQDVPRARADSFTLLANASDSGRQSQPRTVFVAIAPRRTAGPRLRINAGLQLRSGATATIGPQTLRAEDEDSPAAEVTFSIQPPVNGKVVLRPAPDVEVRRFTQAQIDSGLVLFVHQGPLDGGFAFDLWDGENLSPGHFFLVRAQGEELSLARKQSLTLCPGALQPLTSENLQAVSSSPASPTALYYSIEQAPRLGRLRTARGDEVRNFTQAQVDGGAIFYQHEMPQEPFWLAQDAIRFRVVAPTSISDSFVLLVLISFEANCPQRSTQLWRNAGLRLARGERAEIGTSLLDASNLLSQVSVPERAAHDVVFLVTEPPLRGQLSVAGVALGQPQPFFLQSDLAAGRLAYIHGGDAASKDRFQFQAWLRPRAQQSLHPPRHGVLVSEAFNITVSGGAGQPPRVVKRRRALQVLHGSTVTLSRDYLDVAELQGSPEDAVYTLLQRPLAGHLANAHDPQVAIERFTQADINAGHVVFVTTTSSSAPESLALSLSDGHHPATLTSLEVVVLPAASPVPLEVPQELNRATLTPRHLPGEGDALYRITRDPRFGQVLLNQKPARGFSQAQLERGEVTFTFTQLTSPQDSFQFLATSRGANRSGEVNVTVRALVTARPGSVWPRGTTALLDTRTLDASELANRTRSVPVFRIRRSPRSSRLVRVSGDPGQPPTPIETFSQRELEQGLVGLEVLDAGDTQQHPQSDSFLFEVAAAGVPPALAALEYITEPYNASKAYGVTLLVAPPAPSSPVPWPQGTARSGPNASEVGMVPPSAWPGPGATASPSPVEGGTFLSFIEANMFSIIIPICLILLLLALILPLLFYLHKRNKTGKHHVQGAPSSKAKNGAVPEQETFRRTDPSQGIPLTTVNSLEGKGAGPPPQGTGPGVPPDPELLQYCRTSNPALKNNQYWV; translated from the exons ATGGGCACCCGAGGCGGCCctgccacgctgctgctgctgctgctgctggcctgccaGCACCGTCCTCTTCGTGCAGGACCCCCGGGCGGAG TCTGTGGGCTGCAGAAAGGCATTTTTGTGCAGGAGCCAGGGCAGGAGAgtggggaagcagagagggagagcagctgggaaggAACTGCAGCAACAAACACAGGCGGAGGCTCTCGCGGAG CCTCTTTTTTGGGGGACAGCTACGTGGAGATGCCGCTGGCGGACGCCTCGCGCACGGTGCAGCTGCGGCTCCAGCTCTACACCAGCCAGGACAGCGGGCTGCTCTTCCTGGCCGCCGGGCAGCCCgaccacctcctgctgcagctgcaagcTGGCACCCTGCAG GCCAGGCTGCGGCTGGGCTCGGAGGAGGTGACGCTGCAGTCGCCAGCGGAGCTGCAGCTGGACAACCTGGCGGTGCACGACgtggagctgctggtggaggaCGGCAGGATGACGCTGACCATCGACGGCCTCTTCAACAGCTCCGTGGACATCCCGGGGCCCGTCCGGGAGCTGGACATCCAGTACGGCCTCTACGCCGGCGGCACCGGCGGCCTCAACCTGCCCTACCTCGCCGGGGCCAGCTCGCCCTTCAGAGGCTGCCTCCACTCGGTGACGTTCAACGGCCTGGATGTCCTCTCCCCGCCGTCCTCCGGTGGCAGCCCCAAGGTCTTCCACGAGGtgcaggaaggctgcagcaCGCAGTTCTCTGCCGAGCCCGAGGACCCCTTCGGGTTCCTGGGGCCACAGTCGTACGTGGCGTTCCCCACGTGGGACGCGAGGGAGGAAGGGACCATCGAGTTTGTGGTCACCACGGACGTCACCCACGCGCCCCTCATCTACCACGCGGGCACGGAGGATGACTTCTTCTACCTGGAGGTCTCCAACGGGCGCCTGAGGGGCTTTGTCAACAAGGGGAACGGCGTCATCGTCCTGCACAACAACGTCTTCATCAGCGACAAGCAGCAGCACTACGTCAAGGTCTACACGGGCACCCACAAGCTCGAGATCCTGATCGACTACTACGCCTCCTCCACGTCCAACCGGGGCATCAACAACTACCTGGACCTTCAGGGAAACCTCTTCATCGGAGGGCTGAACGAAAAGGCGCTGCAGGGGCTGAGAGCGCACCGCCTTGCCTTCACCTCGGCGGGTACCATGAGCAACACGTCCTTTGTCGGCTGCTTGGAGGACCTGCGGATAAACCTGCAGAGGAAGAGCCTGCAGGACGCCGTGCTGACGAAGAACATCGCGGCCGGCTGTGGGAGGTCAGACCACGACTACGAGGACTACGAGGAGGCGTACGAGCAGGACGAGGCGCCCACCTCCCCTCCGCCGGACGCCTGGCCGGTGGTGGAAGCGTGCCGGCCGGACAGCAGCTTCCCACCCGCCCTGGCCAACATCAGCAGGCTTCTGCACGTCAGCCCCCTCGTCCTGTCGGAAGGGGGCACGGCCTATCTGGAGTGGAAACACGTCCAGCCGACGGTCGACTTGAGCCTCGCGAACATCCGCCCGTCCCAAATCCTCTTTACCCTCGCCGGCGACCCTCGGCACggccagctggagctggacGTCCCCGGGTCCAGGAGCAGGAAGAAGTTCACCCTGCTGGACATCACGAATCGGAAAGTGCGGTACGCCCACGACGGCTCCGAAGCGCCCATGGaccagctggtgctggaggtgaCGGTGGCCGCCCAGCAGGGCGTCCCCGAGTGCCTGCGGCAGGGGCAGAAGTACGTGCTGCCCGTCATGGTCAGCCCCACCAACGACGCCCCGCAGGTGATCTTCCCCCACGGGAACCAGATGACCATCCTGTCGCACACGCGCCGGCACCTGAGCACGGACACCCTGCAGGTGCTGGACGACGACACCTCCTGCGACGACCTCGAGTTCCAGCTGCACGGCACCCAGCAGCTGGACGAGGGCTACGTGGAGTACGACTTCCAGCCCGGCGTGCCCATCGAGGAGTtctcctgcagggagctggaagCAGGCAACGTGGTCTACGTGCACCAGAGCGGGACAGACTTGCAGCTCACCTTCCAGGTGAGCGACGGCTCCGTCCCGAGCCCCGTTGCCACGCTGAGGATCCTGGCCATAGAGCCCGAGATCCGCCTGCGCAACAACACTGGGCTCTCTGTCTCCCAAGGGGGGGCTGCGCGCATTTCCACGGCCAACCTGTCCGCCGAGACAAACGCCGGGAAACAACGGGTGCCCATCCTGTACAGCCTCACGCAGCCCCTCAGGTACGGCgagctgcagaagcaggggAGCACGGGAGGGGAGTGGAAACGAGTGGAGTCCTTCCAGCAGCAAGACCTGGAGCAAGGGCGCATCCAGTATTTCTGCACGGATCCAGAGCACCGGCTGGAGGATGTTGTGGAGAAGCTCCGATTCGACGTCCAGGTGGGCCAGAAGGTCTTGCCAAACAACACTTTTCTCATAAGCATTAAAAGAGCCACCATTAAGATGAAGACCATGGTCCCCCTCCAGATGAAGAACAAGCGGCACAAAAACATCAccagcaaggagctggaggCTATGCTGGAAGACCCAAACTCCGCCCCGGTCCCTTTCCGCTATGTGATCATCCAGGCCCCCAGGAAGGGCaacctggagctgctgggcagcaggctGACCGAGGGCTTCGCGTTCACCCAGGAGGACCTGCAGAGAAACCGCCTGAGCTACAGCGCGACCATCAGGAACTCCCAGCAAGCCGAGGACGCCTTCCAGTTCCACGTGCGCGCCGGCGAGCAGCACTCTCCCGTCTACACCTACCCCATCAGCATCGGGGGGGACCCCGACGCGCCCAACCTGACCAACGTCCTGCTGACGGTGCCGGAGGGGGGCCAGGCTGTCATCTCCAAGGACCACCTGTTCGTGCAGAGCCTGAACAGCATGGACTACCTCTACGAAGTGATCGAGGGGCCAGCCCACGGGAGGCTGGCGTGGGCAGCGTCCCTCGGCAGGGCGTCCAGCGAGGAGATCACGGAGTTCACCAACGACGACATCCTGCACCGCCGGCTGCTGTACCAGCACGACGACTCCGAGACGCTGGAGGACGACATCCCCTTCGTAGCCACCAGGCAGGGCGAGGGCAGCACCGAGCCCGAGGCGGAGGAGGTGAGAGGGGTTTTCAGGGTCTCCATCCAGCCCGTCAACGACCATACCCCCGTCCGGGCGGTGAGCAAGGTGTTTAACGTGGTGCGCAACGGGCAGCACCTGCTGACGACGGACGACATCGCCTTCACCGACAAGGACTCGGGCTTCTCCGACGCGCAGCTGGTGCTGGCCAGGAGGGACATCTTGTTTGGCAGCATCGTGTCCGTCGACGACAGGAGCCACCAGCTCTATCGGTTCACCCAGGACGAcctgaggaagaagaagatCCTCTTCGTCCATTCCGGGGCCGACCGGGGCTGGATCCAGCTGCAGGTCTCAGACGGCCTCCACCAAACCACGGCCCTGCTGGAAGTGCAGGCGTCAGAGCCCTACATCAAGATAGTCAACAACACCGGCCTCGCCATCCCCCAGGGGAGCCAGGGGAGCATCGACGCCTCCGTCCTCAGCCTGGAGACCAACATGGACATCAGGTCGGACGAGGAGATACGGTTCCTGATCACCGCCCCACCGCGGTGGGGGGCCGTGCTCAGAGGGGGGCAGCCGGTCATGGCCTTCTCGCAGAGGGACCTGCTGGCAGGAGAGGTCTCCTACCGCCACAACGGGAGCAGGAACGCCCGGGATGAGCTCCAGTTCACCGTGGAAGCAAACGAGGTGGCAGTGGAGGACACATTGGCCATCACCATCTTCCTGGACACCCACCCAAGCCCCCTGCGCGTGGTCAACAACAAGGAGATACACGTCTTCCAGGGGGAGGCGGCCGAGATCAAGCAGGAGCACTTACTG GTGGCCCACGAAGAGATCCCCCCTCAGGACATCGTCTACCTGGTGAGCAGCCCCCCGGCCTCCGGCTTCCTGGTGATGGTCCAGCACGGCCGGGACTCGGACGAGCCGCCCAGCCTCGACCCTGTGCAGTCCTTCACCCAGGAGGACATCAACAGCGGCCAAGTCCTCTACCTGCACTCCAAGCCGGAGGAGGAGCGGGACCACTTCGTTGTGGACGTCACGGCCGGGGGGGCAGACCCCCTGGAGGGGGTGGCAGTGAGCCTCAGCGTGCTCCCCGCCACCGTCCCCCTGGACGTCGGCAACCTCACGGTGCCAGGAGGAGGCTCTGCCATCCTCTCCACGGCCATCCTCAACGTCCCCAGCGACTACTTCGTGGCTCGTGGCGTGGAGTTCAGGGTGCTGGAGCCCCCCCGCTACGGCACCCTCCTGAACACCAAGCGGCCCGAGgagggggggctgcagagcttcACCTGGAGCGAG GTGGAGAACCAGGAGGTCCGATACAGGCAGGACGTGCCCCGGGCTCGGGCCGACAGCTTCACCCTGCTGGCCAACGCCTCCGACAGCGGCCGGCAGAGCCAGCCCCGCACCGTCTTCGTGGCCATCGCGCCCCGGCGCACGGCGGGGCCCCGGCTGCGCATCAACGCCGGGCTGCAG CTGCGGAGCGGTGCCACAGCCACCATCGGCCCCCAGACCCTGCGTGCCGAGGACGAGGACAGCCCGGCGGCGGAGGTCACCTTCTCCATCCAGCCCCCGGTCAATGGCAAGGTGGTGCTGAGGCCAGCGCCCGACGTGGAGGTGCGGCGCTTCACCCAGGCGCAGATCGACAGCGGCCTCGTCCTCTTTGTGCACCAAG GGCCCCTGGATGGAGGCTTCGCCTTTGACCTGTGGGACGGCGAGAACCTGTCCCCCGGGCACTTCTTCCTCGTCAGGGCGCAGGGCGAGGAGCTCAGCCTGGCCAGGAAGCAGAGCCTCACCCTCTGCCCAG GTGCTCTGCAGCCCCTCACCAGCGAGAACCTGCAGGCGGTGAGCAGCAGCCCCGCCAGCCCCACGGCCCTCTACTACAGCATCGAGCAAGCCCCGCGCCTTGGCCGGCTGCGCACCGCCCGCGGGGACGAAGTCAGGAACTTCACCCAAGCCCAG GTGGATGGCGGGGCGATCTTCTACCAGCACGAGATGCCCCAGGAGCCCTTCTGGCTCGCCCAGGACGCCATCCGCTTCCGCGTGGTGGCTCCGACCTCCATCTCCGACTCCTTCGTCCTGCTCGTGCTGATCTCGTTCGAGGCGAATTGCCCCCAGCGCTCAACTCAGTTGTGGAGAAatgcag GCCTCCGGCTCGCCAGGGGGGAGCGGGCAGAGATCGGCACCTCGCTGCTGGACGCCTCCAACCTCCTGAGCCAAGTCTCAGTCCCCGAGAGGGCCGCGCACGACGTTGTCTTCCTGGTGACGGAGCCACCTCTCCGCGGGCAGCTCTCGGTGGCCGGCGTGGCGCTGGGGCAGCCGCAGCCCTTCTTCCTGCAGTCGGACCTGGCCGCCGGCCGCCTGGCCTACATCCACGGCGGGGACGCTGCCTCCAAAGACCGCTTCCAGTTCCAGGCTTGGCTCCGTCCCCGGGCGCAGCAGTCCCTCCATCCTCCCCGCCACGGGGTGCTCGTCTCCGAAGCTTTCAACATCACGGTGAGCGGCGGCGCTGGGCAGCCACCGCGGGTGGTAAAGCGGCGCCGAGCGCTGCAGGTCCTGCACGGCTCCACCGTGACCTTGTCCCGGGACTACCTGGACGTGGCCGAGCTGCAGGGCTCCCCAGAGGACGCGGTCTACACCCTGCTCCAGAGGCCCCTCGCTGGCCACCTGGCCAACGCGCACGACCCTCAAGTGGCCATCGAGCGCTTCACCCAAGCGGACATCAACGCCGGCCACGTGGTGTTCgtcaccaccaccagcagcagcgcccCCGAGTCCTTAGCCCTGAGCCTGTCCGACGGCCACCACCCGGCCACCCTGACCTCGCTGGAAGTCGTGGTGCTGCCCGCAGCGAGCCCGGTGCCGCTGGaggtgccccaggagctgaaCAGGGCCACCCTGACCCCCCGGCACCTCCCGGGGGAGGGCGATGCCCTGTACAGGATCACCAGGGACCCCAGGTTTGGCCAGGTGCTGCTCAACCAAAAGCCGGCGCGGGGCTTCTCGCAGGCGCAGCTGGAGCGCGGGGAGGTGACTTTTACCTTCACCCAGCTCACCTCTCCCCAGGACAGCTTCCAGTTCCTCGCCACATCGCGGGGAGCAAACAGGAGCGGGGAAGTGAACGTCACCGTCCGCGCCCTGGTGACGGCTCGGCCGGGCAGCGTGTGGCCGCGGGGCACCACGGCCCTCCTGGACACCCGCACCCTCGACGCCAGCGAGCTGGCCAACCGCACCAGGAGCGTGCCGGTCTTCAGGATCCGCAGGTCGCCCCGCAGCAGCCGCCTCGTCAGGGTCTCGGGGGACCCAGGGCAGCCCCCGACCCCGATCGAGACCTTCAGccagagggagctggagcaggggctggtggggctggaggtgctggatgCCGGGGACACCCAGCAGCACCCGCAGAGTGACAGCTTCCTCTTCGAGGTGGCGGCTGCCGGCGTGCCACCAGCGCTGGCAGCCCTGGAGTACATCACCGAGCCCTACAACGCCTCGAAAGCCTACGGGGTCACCCTACTCGTGGCCCCGCCAGCACCGTCGTCCCCGGTGCCGTGGCCCCAGGGCACGGCGCGGAGCGGCCCCAACGCCAGCGAGGTGGGCATGGTGCCCCCCAGCGCCTGGCCGGGCCCCGGGGCCaccgccagccccagccccgtggaGGGGGGCACCTTCCTCAGCTTCATCGAGGCCAACATGTTCAGCATCATCATCCCCATCTGCctcatcctcctgctgctggccctcatCCTGCCGCTGCTCTTCTACCTGCACAAGCGCAACAAGACGGGCAAGCACCACGTGCAGGGCGCCCCGTCCTCCAAGGCGAAGAACGGGGCCGTGCCGGAGCAGGAGACCTTCCGGAGGACGGACCCCAGCCAAGGCATCCCCCTAACGACTGTCAACTCCCTGGAGGGCAAGGGTGCGGGTCCCCCGCCCCAGGGCACGGGTCCTGGGGTGCCACCGGACCCCGAGCTCCTCCAGTACTGCCGGACATCCAACCCCGCCTTGAAAAACAACCAGTACTGGGTGTGA